In Gambusia affinis linkage group LG06, SWU_Gaff_1.0, whole genome shotgun sequence, one DNA window encodes the following:
- the tbx4 gene encoding T-box transcription factor TBX4 encodes MLQEKASAVTDDRVSRVQADGETDLFPDQSQLGAPTAPSAPTSAGSDQNIENIKVVLHERELWKRFHEAGTEMIITKAGRRMFPSYKVKVSGMNPKTKYILLIDVVPAEDHRYKFCDNKWMVAGKAEPAMPGRLYVHPDSPATGAHWMRQLVSFQKLKLTNNHLDPFGHIILNSMHKYQPRLHIVKADENNAFGSKNTAYCSHIFQETAFISVTSYQNHKITQLKIENNPFAKGFRGSEEGDLRASRLEGKDYPVISKNMVRQRIISSHSHLAGKLRAGVLTSHAQVMSSYPYDTGVSLSNLESQDSLSNHFPPSRDPSLVYHCFKHRDNSRHLELGCKQPYLESSSVMSEEHFFRSAPSYESPLLSRSYCGEAITAREACMYSGMEAQPGAGPGVAEKDERTISPSVNCSMWAPMQPYSRYGVEAVQYQPFTSHPFSNTAAVHPVLPQPASAMLPRPQADLGVYNSAVVQRGLPVIPQSSSSSSCSPVLTGSSDVISHQPLYHKKSGSPLQPLKEYSACASQRMLPIRDSSHQYQVGLSNAGSHWTDS; translated from the exons ATGCTGCAGGAGAAGGCTTCAGCTGTGACGGATGATCGTGTGAGCCGGGTCCAGGCCGACGGCGAGACGGATCTGTTTCCAGACCAGTCCCAACTTGGTGCCCCCACAGCTCCCAGCGCTCCCACCTCGGCTGGGTCTGACCAG aacaTTGAAAACATCAAGGTGGTCCTTCATGAGAGGGAGCTGTGGAAGAGGTTCCATGAGGCTGGAACTGAGATGATCATCACAAAAGCTGGAAG gAGGATGTTTCCTAGCTACAAGGTTAAAGTGAGTGGCATGAACCCCAAGACCAAATACATCCTTCTCATTGACGTTGTCCCAGCTGAGGACCACCGCTACAAGTTCTGTGACAACAAGTG GATGGTGGCTGGGAAGGCGGAGCCTGCCATGCCAGGCAGACTCTACGTTCATCCTGACTCCCCTGCTACAGGAGCTCATTGGATGAGGCAACTGGTGTCATTTCAGAAGCTGAAACTAACAAATAATCACCTGGACCCATTCGGACAT ATCATCCTTAACTCCATGCATAAATACCAGCCCAGGCTCCACATTGTCAAAGCTGATGAAAACAACGCCTTTGGATCAAAGAATACTGCCTACTGTTCTCACATCTTCCAGGAGACGGCCTTCATCTCAGTAACATCATATCAGAATCATAAG atcACTCAGCTGAAGATTGAAAACAACCCCTTTGCTAAAGGGTTTCGAGGCAGTGAAGAAGGAGACCTGCGTGCTTCCAGACTAGAGGG GAAAGATTATCCAGTCATTTCTAAGAACATGGTTCGTCAGAGGATCATCTCCTCACACAGCCACCTGGCAGGGAAGCTCCGGGCTGGAGTATTGACCAGCCATGCTCAGGTCATGTCTTCTTATCCGTATGACACAGGAGTTTCTTTGTCAAACTTAGAATCCCAGGATTCTCTCTCCAACCACTTTCCTCCGAGCAGAGATCCCAGTCTAGTTTACCACTGCTTCAAACACAGAg ATAACAGCCGACACCTGGAGCTCGGATGCAAGCAACCATATCTGGAGTCGTCATCGGTGATGTCAGAGGAGCATTTCTTCCGTTCTGCTCCCTCCTACGAGTCGCCTTTGCTCTCTCGTTCTTACTGCGGCGAAGCCATCACTGCCAGAGAAGCTTGCATGTACAGCGGGATGGAGGCCCAGCCCGGAGCGGGGCCAGGGGTGGCAGAGAAAGACGAGCGGACCATCTCTCCTTCTGTTAACTGCAGCATGTGGGCCCCGATGCAGCCATATTCCCGCTATGGCGTGGAGGCCGTCCAGTACCAGCCCTTCACCTCTCACCCCTTCTCCAACACCGCAGCGGTCCACCCTGTGCTGCCACAGCCGGCCTCAGCAATGTTACCCCGACCGCAGGCCGACCTGGGCGTCTACAACTCAGCTGTGGTTCAGAGGGGTCTGCCGGTCATACCGCAGtcatcctcctcttcgtccTGCTCTCCAGTTCTCACTGGTTCCAGTGACGTAATAAGTCATCAACCTTTGTATCACAAAAAGTCAGGCTCCCCACTCCAGCCTCTGAAAGAGTATTCAGCGTGTGCTAGCCAGAGAATGTTGCCTATCCGAGATTCTTCCCATCAGTACCAAGTGGGGCTGAGTAATGCAGGAAGTCACTGGACTGACAGCTAA